One Micromonas commoda chromosome 7, complete sequence genomic window carries:
- a CDS encoding predicted protein, with amino-acid sequence MAAELNLEVDFKLSEPVEGACWRVKYTVDMTEMKFVVEVGETEKKNYEAGAHTMRFHSDGIALGDVKKSWLNNVGLLTASLTSGEEDIAQICAVTQVTKGADGKLQRRMMSPLE; translated from the exons atggcggcggagcttAACCTGGAG GTGGACTTCAAACTCAGCGAGCCCGTCGAGGGGGCGTGTTGGAGGGTCAAATATACGGTCGATATGACGGAAATGAAGTTCGTTGTCGAG GTGGGAGAGACAGAAAAGAAAAACTACGAAGCCGGTGCGCACACGATGAGGTTCCACAGCGACGGCAtagcgctcggcgacgtgaaGAAATCGTGGCTGAACAACGTGGGTTTGCTGACGGCGAGCCTGACGAGTGGAGAGGAGGACATCGCACAGATTTGCGCGGTCACGCAGGTGACCAAAGGCGCGGACGGCAAGTTGCAGCGGCGAATGATGAGCCCACTAGAGTAG
- a CDS encoding predicted protein produces MGRVRTKTVKKASRVIVEKYYSRLTLDFDTNKRIAEDVAIIPSKRLRNKIAGFTTHLMKRIQRGPVRGISLKLQEEERERRMDFVPDESALAVETIEVDRDTMDMLKSLNMANLPGV; encoded by the exons ATGGGTCGCGTCCGCACCAAGACCGTCAAGAAG GCGTcccgcgtcatcgtcgagaAGTACTACTCTCGCCTGACGCTCGACTTCGACACCAACAagcgcatcgccgaggaTGTCGCCATCATCCCCTCCAAGCGCCTTCGCAACAAGATCGCCGGTTTCACCACT CACCTCATGAAGCGCATCCAGCGTGGCCCCGTGCGCGGCATCTCCCTCAAGCttcaggaggaggagcgtgAGCGCCGCATGGACTTCGTCCCCGACGAGTctgcgctcgcggtggagacCATTGAGGTTGACCGTGACACCATGGACATGCTCAAGTCTCTCAACATGGCTAACCTGCCCGGCGTGA
- a CDS encoding predicted protein, whose amino-acid sequence MSGPEHAPRAAGAEASSAPVASGKVADQEAQARPASSWGDDSCASTSTTSHVFNTAVTENNVPTVLSKLQKWGDYASYGEPVAPSRFIPMKTPLSPTLLAKDAEESLPNILTLPKFLAEQRALGRKVGLIIDLSNHDCLYSDGVPPDLERVHVRNVAKSIPNVECTDEVIAVASEFWSRRPDEYVAIHCAYGFNRTGFVLCCYLIQALGMSAERALEAFAAAREPGVKHERFREALRRRYPRPGCAPVVIDEVDVNEDRPGHVSRPSMDINETLDLDETLKMPRSLSQSTLADVEEGDNDGT is encoded by the coding sequence ATGTCCGGACCCgagcacgcgccgcgcgctgcgggTGCAGAGGCTTCATCGGcacccgtcgcgtcggggaAGGTTGCCGACCAAGAAGCTCAAGCGCGTCCCGCGTCTTCGTGGGGAGACGACTCttgcgcgtcgacgtccacgacgagTCACGTGTTCAACACCGCGGTGACGGAGAATAACGTACCAACGGTGCTCAGTAAGCTGCAGAAGTGGGGGGACTACGCGAGCTAcggcgagcccgtcgcgccgtcgcgtttcATCCCGATGAAGACCCCACTCTCGCCGACGCTCTTGGCgaaggacgcggaggagtcCCTGCCGAACATCCTCACCCTGCCCAAGTTCCTggccgagcagcgcgcgctggGACGTAAGGTTGGGCTCATAATCGACCTCAGCAACCACGACTGCCTGTActccgacggcgtccccCCGGACCTCGAGCGAGTGCACGTCAGGAACGTGGCGAAGTCGATTCCAAACGTCGAGTGCACCGACGAGGTGATtgccgtcgcgtcggagtTCTGGAGCAGGAGACCCGACGAGTACGTAGCCATACACTGCGCCTACGGCTTCAATCGCACCGGGTTCGTGCTGTGCTGCTACCTCATACAGGCGCTGGGGATGAGCGCGGAGCGTGCGCTCGAAGCGtttgcggcggcgagggagccgGGGGTGAAGCACGAGCGATTCCGCGAGGCTCTCCGACGGCGGTACCCGCGGCCGGggtgcgcgcccgtcgtcatcgacgaggtggacgtgAACGAGGACCGGCCGGGGCACGTCAGCCGGCCCAGCATGGACATCAACGAGACGCTGGACCTGGACGAGACGCTAAAGATGCCGCGGTCGCTGTCGCAGAGCACGCTCGCGGATGTGGAGGAGGGCGATAACGACGGAACCTGA
- a CDS encoding predicted protein, with protein MPYESFPPFAIIVGAITAMGGVQYLVHHVYEGKPKAAGQDNFDRLLKYRDERLKQEAKTGQPTL; from the exons ATGCCTTACGAGTCCTTCCCTCCCTTCGCcatcatcgtcggcgccatcACGGCGATGGGTGGCGTGCAGTACCTCGTTCACCACGTTTACGAGGGTAAgcccaaggcggcgggcCAGGATAACTTCGACAGGCTGCTCAAgtaccgcgacgagcgcctgaAGCAGGAGGCCAAG ACGGGACAACCAACGCTTTGA
- a CDS encoding predicted protein: MWTSATLALNPVAPAVRAAHNKRSRRHRARYAGAVKAGDDAGEALSEEQALIQWMCANYAPWVKDKEGAVKCINFMKEKEGRMIKLEKAAEVLESVKADHKKQYQDRIPFELPKLWPGFQLILYRSSDPL, encoded by the coding sequence ATGTGGACGTCCGCCACCCTGGCGCTCAATCCAGTGGCGCCCGctgtgcgcgccgcgcacaaCAAGAGGTCCCGCCGTCATCGTGCTAGGTACGCCGGAGCCGTCAAGGCTGGGGATGACGCGGGGGAGGCCCTGTCCGAGGAGCAGGCGCTCATCCAGTGGATGTGTGCCAACTACGCACCATGGGTCAAGGACAAAGAGGGAGCAGTCAAGTGCATCAACTTCATGAAGGAGAAGGAAGGGCGGATGATCAAGCTGGAGAAGGCAGCAGAGGTGTTGGAATCGGTCAAGGCGGACCACAAGAAGCAGTACCAGGACAGGATCCCGTTCGAACTCCCGAAGTTATGGCCCGGATTTCAGCTCATCCTGTACCGATCAAGCGATCCCCTTTAG
- a CDS encoding predicted protein, producing the protein MRTPTRAASRRPFGRLQILPWVIAVSALAWSLSMRLEMASYNHELVARQVAIVEGRGSTPRGHPSAGHDCEPCPRCVQGSMASGLKATDASPDHRAVTFVLVATMNANNGPRVAALLASVQKYVEKDRSAVHTLLAVVPDAELRWWELAAAALGDQPAFKIGVLAESAALRSGVEALKRAAPKTGRREARGLGYRIQMLLKLGVAEHVPTDFYVTFDCDVVLARPLHLGDLVRKDENGALKGVTQGSMGGPHAHRWLSSSLDSFFGTNPGSAQQKGGVDGAHDCRVSNLMHTVGVTPAVMSKHGAIATLKRLERRAEEEGKRGWDEYLFSALEDGLDWTEYGLYAAGTCLDGSFNRYHVVDPKVRLYDAALQEDGSKFMDPKVMNEAFGPNPFVVVQSIGGSDATSAADALYSHLGNPAVEATR; encoded by the coding sequence ATGCGCACCCctacgcgggcggcgtcccgGCGCCCCTTCGGGCGCCTACAAATCCTACCGTGGGTCATCGCAGTATCGGCGCTCGCATGGTCGTTGTCAATGCGCCTTGAGATGGCCTCGTACAACCACGAGTTGGTCGCCAGGCAGGTGGCCATCGTGGAGGGCCGGGGTTCAACACCCCGCGGGCACCCCTCGGCGGGACACGACTGCGAGCCTTGCCCGCGGTGTGTCCAGGGGTCGATGGCGTCAGGATTGAAGGCCACGGACGCGTCACCCGATCATCGCGCCGTGACTTtcgtgctcgtcgcgacgatgaaCGCAAACAACGGTCCGAGGGTGGCTGCGCTCTTGGCTTCGGTGCAGAAGTACGTCGAGAAAGATCGATCTGCCGTGCACACGTTGCTCGCGGTCGTGCCGGATGCAGAGCTGCGATGGTGGGAGctggcagcggcggcgctcggggatCAACCCGCCTTTAAGATTGGCGTGCTCGCGGAAAGCGCAGCTCTCCGCtcgggcgtcgaggcgttgAAACGAGCGGCGCCAAAGACGGGCAGGAGGGAGGCAAGGGGGTTGGGCTACAGGATCCAGATGCTGCTGAAACTCGGAGTGGCTGAGCACGTGCCGACTGACTTTTACGTCACGTTCGACTGCGATGTGGTGCTAGCGAGGCCTTTGCATCTAGGCGATCTCGTCAGGAAAGACGAGAACGGGGCGCTCAAGGGTGTGACGCAGGGGAGCATGGGTGGACCCCATGCGCATCGTTGGCTGTCTAGCTCGCTTGACTCGTTCTTCGGTACCAACCCGGGTTCGGCGCAGCAGAAAggaggcgtcgacggcgcgcacgactGCCGCGTCTCCAATTTGATGCACACCGTCGGGGTGACACCGGCGGTGATGTCGAAGCATGGGGCTATCGCTACGCTCAAACGTCTAGAGCGACGCGCAGAGGAGGAAGGGAAACGCGGTTGGGACGAGTACCTGTTctcggcgctggaggacgGTTTGGACTGGACAGAGTACGGGCTGtacgccgcggggacgtgccTCGACGGTTCGTTCAATCGTTATCACGTCGTAGATCCGAAAGTGCGTCTGTACGATGCCGCGCTGCAGGAGGACGGCAGCAAGTTCATGGATCCAAAGGTGATGAACGAAGCCTTTGGGCCTAACCCTTTCGTTGTTGTTCAGTCCATCGGCGGCAGCGACGctacgtcggcggcggatgcctTGTACTCCCACCTGGGCAACCCGGCGGTTGAGGCGACTAGATAG
- a CDS encoding predicted protein, with product LDELEKEVAIMARLRHPNIVLLLGAVRSPPSIVEEFCARGSLFSVLQRHTKPGVPPLEWRVRLQMALGAAAGMCYLHNCSPPIIHRDLKSPNLMVDRYFRVKVGDFNLSRVAVASVRDSKGTGGHSAAYSTGGLHSPRWMAPEVLQNATYSRASDVYSFAVV from the coding sequence ctcgacgagctcgagaaggaaGTGGCCATCATGGCGAGGCTGCGCCACCCGAACATCGTgctccttctcggcgcggTTCGGTCGCCTCCATCGATTGTGGAGGAATTTTGCGCGCGTGGTTCGCTCTTCTCCGTGCTGCAGCGGCACACGAAACCGGGTGTTCCTCCTCTCGAGTGGCGCGTGCGCCTTCAGATGGCGCTCGGAGCGGCGGCTGGGATGTGCTACTTGCATAACTGCTCTCCACCCATCATTCATCGCGACCTGAAGTCGCCCAACCTGATGGTTGATCGTTACTTCAGGGTCAAGGTTGGCGATTTTAACCTcagccgcgtcgcggtggcaTCCGTTCGAGATTCGAAGGGCACGGGCGGACATTCCGCCGCTTACAGCACTGGAGGCTTGCATTCGCCGAGGTGGATGGCGCCGGAGGTTTTGCAGAACGCGACGTACTCGAGAGCTTCGGACGTGTACTCGTTCGCTGTGGTGA
- a CDS encoding predicted protein produces MPQSTMDRMKLMVGLEPSTPQEPELMDELGLNDCCELSRMQRLYGFAICVSAGLFCSFLSSLMWMKPSKFAILYTMGNVLSLGSTGFLVGFMNQLKNMFKGTRLVATCVYLGAMIMTLVAACYWKSFGLTVFFLIIQSLALTWYCLSYIPGGRAAATSCFKSCFGSMDDVF; encoded by the coding sequence ATGCCGCAATCCACAATGGATAGGATGAAGCTGATGGTGGGCCTTgagccgtccacgccgcagGAGCCAGAGCTgatggacgagctcgggctcAACGACTGCTGCGAGCTGTCGCGGATGCAGCGCCTGTACGGCTTCGCAATTTGTGTCTCAGCGGGTCTGTTCTGCTCCTTCCTCTCGTCGCTCATGTGGATGAAGCCCTCCAAGTTCGCCATCCTGTACACGATGGGCAACGTTCTTTCGCTAGGTTCCACGGGGTTCCTGGTTGGGTTCATGAATCAGCTGAAGAACATGTTCAAGGGCACCAGGCTCGTGGCGACGTGCGTGTACCTCGGGGCGATGATCATGACTTTGGTGGCTGCTTGCTACTGGAAGAGCTTCGGTCTGACGGTGTTCTTTCTCATCATCCAATCCCTGGCGCTCACGTGGTACTGTTTGTCGTACATACCGGGAggaagagcggcggcgactagCTGCTTCAAGTCGTGCTTCGGGTCGATGGACGACGTGTTTTAG
- a CDS encoding predicted protein, with protein MDDEGSLPKSSVYKMISEGLPPGLRMGNDVKEMIVECCNEFIQCVSSEANEISTKENKTTILPEHVVAALESLDFASMIETVKATMNELKEEDKEVRAEKKKKKGMQISDEEALRLQQEMFAAAKARYNSGDATIGAGQPPAAANTGSLD; from the exons atggacgacgagggctcCCTGCCCAAGA GTTCTGTGTACAAGATGATCTCCGAAGGCTTGCCTCCTGGGCTTAGAATGGGCAACGATGTGAAGGAGATGATCGTCGAGTGCTGCAATGAGTTCATCCAGTGCGTCAGCTCCGAGGCGAACGAGATCTCCACGAAGGAAAACAAGACCACCATCCTGCCCGAGCACGTtgtcgcggcgctggagtcTCTCGACTTTGCGTCTATGATCGAGACAGTCAAGGCCACGATGAACGAgctgaaggaggaggacaaaGAGGTACgggcggagaagaagaagaagaaagGGATGCAGatcagcgacgaggaggcaCTTCGGTTGCAGCAGGAGATGTTCGCCGCGGCAAAGGCGAGGTACAACTCGGGAGATGCGACGATTGGAGCTGGGCAGCCTCCTGCAGCCGCCAATACGGGATCATTAGACTAG